In Streptomyces sp. P3, one DNA window encodes the following:
- the truA gene encoding tRNA pseudouridine(38-40) synthase TruA: MSDEAQPGFVRVRLDLSYDGAEFSGWAKQAGGRRTVQGEIEDALRTVTRSGGTTYELTVAGRTDAGVHARGQVAHVDLPEAVWREHHEKLLKRLAGRLPKDVRVWALREAPSGFNARFSAIWRRYAYRVTDNPGGVDPLLRGHVLWHDWPLDVDVMNEAARQLLGEHDFAAYCKKREGATTIRTLQELSLTKGDDGIVTATVRADAFCHNMVRSLIGALLFVGDGHRGPEWPAKVLAAGVRDSAVHVVRPHGLTLEEVGYPADELLAARSREARNRRTLPGAGCC; encoded by the coding sequence GTGAGTGACGAAGCACAGCCCGGGTTCGTGCGGGTACGGCTGGACCTGTCCTACGACGGCGCCGAATTCTCCGGATGGGCCAAGCAGGCCGGTGGACGGCGGACCGTGCAGGGGGAGATCGAGGACGCGCTGCGGACCGTCACCCGCTCGGGCGGGACGACGTACGAGCTGACCGTGGCCGGGCGCACCGACGCCGGGGTGCACGCGCGGGGCCAGGTCGCCCATGTCGATCTGCCGGAGGCGGTCTGGCGCGAGCACCACGAGAAGCTGCTGAAACGGCTCGCCGGGCGGCTGCCGAAGGATGTGCGGGTGTGGGCCCTGCGGGAGGCGCCGAGCGGGTTCAACGCGCGGTTCTCGGCGATCTGGCGGCGCTACGCCTACCGGGTCACCGACAACCCCGGGGGCGTGGATCCGCTGCTGCGGGGGCATGTCCTGTGGCACGACTGGCCGCTCGACGTGGACGTCATGAACGAGGCGGCCCGGCAGCTGCTGGGCGAGCACGACTTCGCCGCGTACTGCAAGAAGCGGGAGGGCGCGACCACCATCCGCACGCTCCAGGAGCTGAGTCTGACGAAGGGCGACGACGGGATCGTCACCGCCACCGTCCGGGCCGACGCCTTCTGCCACAACATGGTGCGTTCGCTGATCGGGGCGCTGCTGTTCGTGGGCGACGGGCACCGCGGCCCGGAGTGGCCCGCCAAGGTGCTCGCGGCCGGCGTGCGGGACTCGGCCGTGCACGTCGTGCGGCCGCACGGGCTGACGCTGGAGGAGGTCGGCTACCCGGCGGACGAGCTGCTCGCCGCGCGCAGCAGGGAGGCGCGCAACCGGCGGACGCTGCCCGGGGCCGGGTGCTGCTGA
- the rplQ gene encoding 50S ribosomal protein L17, which translates to MPKPTKGARMGGSAAHEKLLLANLAKALFEHGRITTTEAKARKLRPYAERLVTKAKKGDLHNRRQVLQVITDKSIVHTLFTEIGPRYENRPGGYTRITKIGNRRGDNAPMAVIELVEALTVAQQATGEAEAATKRAVKESEEAKVEETKADEAPAEESKDA; encoded by the coding sequence ATGCCGAAGCCCACCAAGGGTGCCCGTATGGGCGGCAGCGCCGCGCACGAGAAGCTCCTCCTCGCGAACCTCGCGAAGGCGCTGTTCGAGCACGGTCGCATCACCACCACCGAGGCGAAGGCGCGCAAGCTGCGTCCGTACGCCGAGCGTCTGGTCACCAAGGCGAAGAAGGGCGACCTTCACAACCGCCGTCAGGTGCTCCAGGTCATCACGGACAAGAGCATCGTGCACACGCTCTTCACCGAGATCGGCCCGCGCTACGAGAACCGTCCCGGTGGCTACACCCGCATCACCAAGATCGGTAACCGTCGTGGCGACAACGCGCCCATGGCCGTCATCGAGCTGGTCGAGGCGCTGACCGTCGCGCAGCAGGCGACGGGCGAGGCCGAGGCCGCCACGAAGCGTGCGGTCAAGGAGTCCGAGGAGGCCAAGGTCGAGGAGACCAAGGCCGACGAGGCTCCGGCCGAGGAGTCGAAGGACGCGTAA
- a CDS encoding DNA-directed RNA polymerase subunit alpha, which translates to MLIAQRPSLTEEVVDEFRSRFVIEPLEPGFGYTLGNSLRRTLLSSIPGAAVTSIRIDGVLHEFTTVPGVKEDVTDLILNIKQLVVSSEHDEPVVMYLRKQGPGLVTAADIAPPAGVEVHNPDLVLATLNGKGKLEMELTVERGRGYVSAVQNKQVGQEIGRIPVDSIYSPVLKVTYKVEATRVEQRTDFDKLIVDVETKQAMRPRDAMASAGKTLVELFGLARELNIDAEGIDMGPSPTDAALAADLALPIEELELTVRSYNCLKREGIHSVGELVARSEADLLDIRNFGAKSIDEVKAKLAGMGLALKDSPPGFDPTAAADAFGADDDADAGFVETEQY; encoded by the coding sequence ATGCTGATCGCTCAGCGTCCCTCGTTGACCGAAGAGGTCGTCGACGAGTTCCGCTCCCGGTTCGTGATCGAGCCCCTGGAGCCGGGCTTCGGCTACACCCTCGGCAACTCCCTTCGCCGGACCCTCCTGTCGTCGATCCCGGGTGCGGCGGTCACGTCCATCCGCATCGACGGCGTGCTGCACGAGTTCACCACCGTGCCGGGCGTCAAGGAGGACGTCACCGACCTGATCCTCAACATCAAGCAGCTGGTCGTCTCCTCGGAGCACGACGAGCCGGTCGTGATGTACCTGCGCAAGCAGGGCCCGGGTCTGGTCACCGCCGCCGACATCGCGCCCCCGGCCGGTGTCGAGGTGCACAACCCCGACCTGGTCCTCGCCACGCTCAACGGCAAGGGCAAGCTGGAGATGGAGCTGACCGTCGAGCGCGGTCGCGGCTACGTCTCCGCCGTGCAGAACAAGCAGGTGGGCCAGGAGATCGGCCGTATCCCGGTCGACTCCATCTACTCGCCGGTCCTCAAGGTCACGTACAAGGTCGAGGCCACGCGTGTCGAGCAGCGCACCGACTTCGACAAGCTGATCGTCGACGTCGAGACCAAGCAGGCGATGCGTCCCCGTGACGCCATGGCCTCCGCGGGCAAGACGCTGGTCGAGCTGTTCGGTCTCGCGCGCGAGCTGAACATCGACGCCGAGGGCATCGACATGGGTCCGTCCCCGACGGACGCCGCGCTCGCCGCCGACCTCGCCCTGCCGATCGAGGAGCTCGAGCTCACCGTCCGGTCGTACAACTGCCTCAAGCGCGAGGGCATCCACTCCGTGGGCGAGCTCGTGGCACGCTCCGAGGCCGACCTGCTCGACATCCGCAACTTCGGCGCGAAGTCGATCGACGAGGTCAAGGCGAAGCTGGCCGGCATGGGCCTGGCCCTCAAGGACAGCCCGCCCGGATTCGACCCGACCGCCGCCGCGGACGCCTTCGGCGCGGACGACGACGCGGATGCCGGGTTCGTCGAGACCGAGCAGTACTAA
- the rpsK gene encoding 30S ribosomal protein S11 → MPPKGRQGAAKKVRRKEKKNVAHGQAHIKSTFNNTIVSITDPAGNVISWASAGHVGFKGSRKSTPFAAQMAAESAARRAQEHGMRKVDVFVKGPGAGRETAIRSLQATGLEVGSIQDVTPTPHNGCRPPKRRRV, encoded by the coding sequence ATGCCCCCCAAGGGACGTCAGGGCGCTGCCAAGAAGGTGCGCCGCAAGGAAAAGAAGAACGTCGCGCATGGCCAGGCGCACATCAAGAGCACGTTCAACAACACGATCGTGTCCATCACGGACCCGGCCGGAAACGTGATCTCGTGGGCCTCCGCCGGCCACGTCGGCTTCAAGGGCTCCCGCAAGTCCACGCCGTTCGCCGCGCAGATGGCCGCCGAGTCGGCTGCCCGTCGCGCGCAGGAGCACGGCATGCGCAAGGTCGACGTCTTCGTCAAGGGCCCGGGCGCCGGTCGTGAGACCGCCATCCGCTCCCTGCAGGCCACGGGCCTCGAGGTCGGCTCCATCCAGGACGTCACCCCGACCCCCCACAACGGCTGCCGTCCGCCGAAGCGCCGCCGCGTCTGA
- the rpsM gene encoding 30S ribosomal protein S13 encodes MARVSGVDIPREKRVEVALTYVFGIGRTLSQETLAATGVDPNTRVRDLSEEQLVAIREYVDANIKTEGDLRREIQADIRRKVEIGCYQGLRHRRGLPVRGQRTSTNARTRKGPRRAIAGKKKPGKK; translated from the coding sequence ATGGCACGCGTTTCCGGTGTTGACATCCCGCGCGAAAAGCGTGTGGAGGTCGCCCTCACCTACGTGTTCGGCATCGGCCGGACCCTCTCCCAGGAGACGCTGGCAGCGACCGGCGTCGACCCGAACACCCGCGTTCGCGACCTCTCCGAGGAGCAGCTCGTCGCGATCCGCGAGTACGTGGACGCCAACATCAAGACCGAGGGTGACCTCCGTCGCGAGATCCAGGCCGACATCCGCCGCAAGGTCGAGATCGGTTGCTACCAGGGTCTCCGTCACCGTCGTGGTCTGCCGGTCCGCGGTCAGCGCACCAGCACGAACGCTCGTACCCGCAAGGGCCCGCGTCGCGCCATCGCCGGCAAGAAGAAGCCGGGCAAGAAGTAG
- the rpmJ gene encoding 50S ribosomal protein L36, translated as MKVKPSVKKICDKCRVIRRHGRVMVICENPRHKQRQG; from the coding sequence ATGAAGGTCAAGCCGAGCGTCAAGAAGATCTGCGACAAGTGCAGGGTGATCCGCCGTCACGGTCGGGTCATGGTCATTTGCGAGAACCCGCGCCACAAGCAGCGCCAGGGCTGA
- the infA gene encoding translation initiation factor IF-1, giving the protein MAKKQGAIEIEGTVVESLPNAMFKVELQNGHQVLAHISGKMRMHYIRILPDDRVVVELSPYDLTRGRIVYRYK; this is encoded by the coding sequence GTGGCCAAGAAGCAAGGTGCCATCGAGATCGAGGGCACTGTCGTCGAGTCTCTTCCGAACGCCATGTTCAAGGTCGAGCTCCAGAACGGCCACCAGGTCCTGGCACACATCAGCGGCAAGATGCGTATGCACTACATCCGTATCCTCCCTGACGACCGGGTCGTGGTGGAGCTGTCTCCGTACGACCTGACGCGTGGCCGGATCGTCTACCGCTACAAGTAG
- the map gene encoding type I methionyl aminopeptidase: MVQIKTPEQIAKMRAAGLVVAAIHAATREAAVPGATTKDLDDVARKVLAENGAKSNFLGYGGFPATICTSVNDVVVHGIPSDEVVLKDGDIISIDCGAVVDGWHGDAAYTAFVGGGHAPELVELSRVTEESMWAGIAAMKPGNRLVDVSRAIETYIRRQPKPGGGRYGIVEDYGGHGIGTEMHMDPHLLNYVDRRRGKGPKLVPGFCLAIEPMVSLGTPRTEVLEDDWTVITTDGTWSSHWEHSVALTEEGPLVLTAPDCGRAKLAEHGVEAAPDPLA, from the coding sequence ATGGTGCAGATCAAGACCCCCGAGCAGATCGCCAAGATGCGGGCGGCGGGGCTTGTCGTCGCCGCCATCCACGCGGCGACGCGGGAAGCGGCGGTGCCCGGGGCGACCACGAAGGACCTCGACGACGTCGCCCGCAAGGTGCTGGCGGAGAACGGCGCGAAGTCGAACTTCCTGGGGTACGGCGGCTTCCCGGCGACCATCTGCACCTCGGTGAACGACGTGGTCGTCCACGGCATCCCCTCCGACGAGGTCGTCCTCAAGGACGGCGACATCATCTCCATCGACTGCGGTGCCGTCGTGGACGGCTGGCACGGTGACGCGGCGTACACCGCGTTCGTGGGCGGCGGCCATGCCCCGGAGCTGGTCGAGCTGTCCCGGGTCACCGAGGAGTCCATGTGGGCCGGGATCGCCGCGATGAAGCCCGGCAACCGGCTGGTGGACGTCTCTCGCGCGATCGAGACCTACATCCGCCGCCAGCCCAAGCCGGGCGGCGGCCGCTACGGCATCGTCGAGGACTACGGCGGCCACGGCATCGGCACCGAGATGCACATGGACCCGCACCTGCTGAACTACGTCGACCGCCGGCGGGGCAAGGGGCCGAAGCTGGTGCCCGGCTTCTGCCTCGCCATCGAGCCGATGGTGTCCCTCGGCACCCCGCGTACCGAGGTCCTCGAGGACGACTGGACGGTCATCACCACGGACGGCACGTGGTCCTCCCACTGGGAGCACTCGGTCGCGCTGACGGAGGAGGGGCCGCTGGTGCTGACCGCTCCCGACTGCGGCAGGGCGAAGCTCGCGGAGCACGGTGTGGAGGCCGCGCCCGATCCGCTGGCCTAG
- a CDS encoding adenylate kinase, which produces MRIVLVGPPGAGKGTQAAFLARNLSIPHISTGDLFRANISQQTELGKLAKSYMDAGNLVPDEVTIAMAKDRMEQPDAEGGFLLDGFPRNVSQAEALDEVLQTESMKLDAVLDLEVPEEEVVKRIAGRRICRKDSSHVFHATYSPPKSEGVCDVCGGGLYQRDDDTEETVRTRLEVYHTQTEPIIDYYKAQGLVVTISALGKVDEVTARAMDALRRDEDGK; this is translated from the coding sequence ATGCGAATCGTGCTCGTCGGGCCGCCGGGTGCCGGTAAGGGAACGCAGGCCGCGTTCCTGGCCAGGAACCTGTCGATCCCGCACATCTCCACGGGCGACCTGTTCCGGGCCAACATCAGCCAGCAGACGGAGCTCGGCAAGCTCGCGAAGTCCTACATGGACGCGGGCAACCTGGTGCCGGACGAGGTCACCATCGCGATGGCCAAGGACCGCATGGAGCAGCCGGACGCCGAGGGCGGCTTCCTGCTGGACGGCTTCCCGCGCAACGTGTCCCAGGCCGAGGCGCTCGACGAGGTGCTGCAGACCGAGAGCATGAAGCTGGACGCGGTGCTGGACCTCGAGGTCCCCGAGGAAGAGGTCGTCAAGCGGATCGCCGGGCGGCGGATCTGCCGCAAGGACTCCAGCCACGTCTTCCACGCCACCTACAGCCCGCCGAAGTCGGAGGGCGTCTGCGACGTCTGCGGCGGCGGGCTGTACCAGCGGGACGACGACACCGAGGAGACCGTCCGGACCCGGCTGGAGGTCTACCACACGCAGACCGAGCCGATCATCGACTACTACAAGGCGCAGGGCCTGGTCGTCACCATCTCCGCGCTCGGCAAGGTCGACGAGGTCACGGCGCGCGCCATGGACGCCCTCCGGCGCGACGAGGACGGCAAGTAG
- the secY gene encoding preprotein translocase subunit SecY has product MLTAFARAFRTPDLRKKLLFTLGIIVVYRVGTHIPIPGVDYTSVQRCVDEASGQQGIFGLVNMFSGGALLQITIFALGIMPYITASIILQLLTVVIPRLEALKKEGQAGTAKITQYTRYLTVALAILQGTGLVATARSGALFSGCSVASSIVPDRAIFTTIVMVICMTAGTAMVMWLGELITDRGIGNGMSILMFISIAATFPSALWAIKKQGTLAGGWIEFGTVVLVGLVMVGLVVFVEQAQRRIPVQYAKRMIGRRSYGGTSTYIPLKVNQAGVIPVIFASSLLYIPALVAQFSSGTSGWKTWIETNLTKGDHPIYIATYFLLIVFFAFFYVAISFNPEEVADNMKKYGGFIPGIRAGRPTAEYLSYVLNRITWPGSLYLGLIALVPTMALVGFNANQNFPFGGTSILIIVGVGLETVKQIESQLQQRNYEGFLR; this is encoded by the coding sequence CATCCCGATCCCCGGCGTCGACTACACGTCCGTTCAGCGCTGCGTGGACGAGGCTTCCGGCCAGCAGGGAATCTTCGGTCTGGTGAACATGTTCAGCGGCGGCGCGCTGCTGCAGATCACCATTTTCGCGCTGGGGATCATGCCGTACATCACGGCGAGCATCATCCTCCAGCTGCTGACCGTGGTCATCCCACGCCTGGAAGCCCTCAAGAAGGAGGGTCAGGCCGGCACCGCGAAGATCACGCAGTACACGCGGTACCTCACGGTGGCGCTCGCCATCCTGCAGGGCACGGGCCTGGTGGCCACCGCCCGCAGTGGCGCCCTGTTCTCCGGCTGCTCGGTCGCCTCGAGCATCGTCCCGGACCGCGCGATCTTCACCACGATCGTGATGGTCATCTGCATGACCGCCGGTACGGCCATGGTCATGTGGCTCGGCGAGCTGATCACCGACCGCGGCATCGGCAACGGCATGTCGATCCTGATGTTCATCTCGATCGCCGCGACGTTCCCCTCCGCGCTGTGGGCCATCAAGAAGCAGGGCACGCTGGCGGGCGGCTGGATCGAGTTCGGCACCGTCGTCCTGGTCGGCCTGGTCATGGTCGGCCTGGTGGTCTTCGTCGAGCAGGCCCAGCGCCGGATCCCCGTGCAGTACGCGAAGCGCATGATCGGTCGCCGGTCCTACGGCGGTACCTCGACGTACATCCCGCTCAAGGTGAACCAGGCCGGTGTGATCCCGGTCATCTTCGCCTCGTCGCTGCTGTACATCCCGGCCCTGGTCGCCCAGTTCTCCAGCGGTACGTCGGGCTGGAAGACGTGGATCGAGACCAACCTGACCAAGGGCGACCACCCGATCTACATCGCCACCTACTTCCTGCTGATCGTTTTCTTCGCGTTCTTCTACGTGGCTATCTCCTTCAACCCCGAGGAAGTAGCCGACAACATGAAGAAGTATGGTGGCTTCATCCCGGGCATCCGGGCTGGCCGGCCGACCGCTGAGTACCTGTCGTACGTGCTCAACCGGATCACCTGGCCGGGTTCGCTGTATCTGGGTCTGATCGCTCTCGTGCCGACGATGGCGTTGGTTGGTTTCAACGCAAACCAGAACTTCCCGTTCGGCGGGACCAGCATCCTGATCATCGTGGGTGTGGGTCTCGAGACGGTGAAGCAGATCGAGAGTCAGCTTCAGCAGCGCAATTACGAAGGGTTCCTCCGCTGA